TCGTGGAACTCGAAGCCGCAGAGCTCCCGCAGGTTGATCGCGCCCTGCTCGTGCAGCACGACCAGGTTGGGCACGGTCGGTTCGCGCAGCGACGGGGTCTCCGAGTCCAGCGTCGTCCGGTACGCGGTGCCGTGCAGCCGCAGACCGAACGCGCCGTGGTCGAGGCGGATCGCCGCCTTGATCTCGGTCAGCGTGTCACCGGAGTACTTCGCCTCGAGCAGTCCGCGCACGTAGCGGCGCAACCGCTCCCGGTTGATCTCCTCGATGATGTAGTCGATCGTGTCGCCCAGGAACACGATGCGAGCCAGCCGGATGATCCCCAGCACCAGGCCGATCACCGCCCGCAGCAGCCCGTCGAGGATCCGCCGCCAGTCGAGCGTGACGATGCCGACGACCACGTCCCAGAGCCCGGCCGCGATGTCGATCACCGCCTCGACGACCACCCCGACGAGCTTGCACACCGTACGGACCACCCACTTGCCGACCTTGACGATCACCCAGCGGACGACCTTCACGAAGTACGTGACGAACCAGCAGACCCAGCCCCGCGGGTCGTACCACGGGTAGTCCTTGCATTTCTTCTCCTGCCGTTCCTCCCACTCCTCGACGGGCTTGGAGACCTCCTCCTCGACCCATTCGGTGATTTCGGTGCAGACGAGTGGCATGGGAGATCCCCCCTCCGAGTCAGGAGACCGCGCGCAGCGCGCGCAGTCGATGCAGCAGGCGCCGACGGCTCCAGGACAGCCCGAGGAGTTTGCCGGCGACCGCCGCCGCGAGGCAGCCGAGCCCGGCTGCGGCGACGGCCCGGCCGCCGCTCGGTCCGATCATGAGGACGCCGGCCACGGCGGTGACGAGGGCCAACGCTCCCCAGTCGCAGCCGCAGTCGTTGAACAGGCGGCGGATGGTCGCTGCCGTACGCTCGCGCTCCGTCGCGTCGAGCCCGGGCAGCGTGACGGTGACCCGGTCGAGGTGGGGACGCCGGAGCAACGAGACCAGCGCCTCCGCCCGATCGAGACCCGCGCGATCAGCGATCTCGATGTGCATGACGGTGTCACCTTCCAACTGACACCCTGACTGTGAGCGTGGTCGATCGCCAGGTCAACGATCTTTCAGCTACCCGACTGTCGCTGCCTCGCCAGCGGTGCGATCAGAGCTGCGCCAGCCGGGGGAGCAGTGGTCCGAGCTGGTCGACGGCGTTCTCGCGTACGACGAAGCGGGTGATGCCCCAGCGGCGCCGGTGTTCCGCGACCGCCGCGATGATCTCGTCCGCCGTGCCGATCAGGACGAACGGGGTGGCCAGCACCTCGGCGACGGTCAGCCCGGTGTCGGCGGCGGTCTCTGCGGCGGCCGCCTCGGCGTCGTCGGTCACCGTCACCTGCTGGACCAGGGCCTCCAACGCGGGCGGCTCGGCCCGGCCGGCGGCCCCGGTGGCCACGTGCGCGAGCTGCGCGTCGATCTGGTCGGCCCGCCAGCGCACGTCGTGGGCGTGGCCGTCGGCGAGGGTACGGCCGAAGCCGGTCAGGCCAACCACGTCGGCGTGCGCGCCGGCCCAGCGCAGCAGGGTCGAGTTCGCCGTACCCATGGTGAGGGGGACCCGGTCCTGGACGGGCCGCAGCTCGGTGAGCCGGGCCGCGCGGGCGACCAGCTCCGGGGTGTCCACGGTGACCTCCGCGCCGGCCAGCAGGTCCCGGACGGCCTCGGCGACGGCCACGCAGCGGCGTACCCGGGCGGCGACGTCGGGCCGCTCGCGGCCGACGGCCCGCCACTCGGCGGGGGTGTGGCCCGCGCCGAGGCCGAGCCGGGCCCGGCCGCCGGAGACCACGTCCAGGGTGGCCACGTCGGTGGCGAGCAGGATCGGCTCCCGGACGCCGGCGTTGGAGACGTACGAGCCGAGGCCGAGCGTCGAGGTCACCGCCGCCGCGGCCGCCAGCGAGACGAACGGCGACGCGCCGTGGCCGGGGTGGTCCGAGGCCAGCAGTGCGTCGAAGCCGGCGGCCTCGACCCGGCGGGCCAGGTCGAGCCAGCTCGCGGCGTCGGCGGGACGGGCCTGAACGGAGAAGATCACCACGAGCCAAGCATGCAGTGCGGTGCCGGGGTCGACCAGCCGGGCGCGATCGATTCTGCCAGCGGCAGAGCGGCCGACCGGCGGCGTCGGCACCGCGGGTTGGCAGCTCGGGCGGACTGAGGACCGTTTGCGGGCAGGGTGGCCGGGTACCGCCCGCAGGGCCGGTGCGAGAGGACGGTACGCGATGAAGCGGGATCGGATTGGTGACGTGGTCGTCGGCGCGATCGGCGACGTGGCGGGCGCGGTGGTCGATCCCCGGCGGGGGTTCAGCCAGGTGCGGTCGGCGGTCTCCGGCAAGACCGCCGCGATGGTGCTGGCCGGTCTGGCCGCCGGTTTCCTGATCGCCCGCGGACTCCGCCGCGGCTGATCGGGTTTGCCGCCCCTGCGCGCGGGTAGCCGCGACGCGCCGCGGGCGCAGCCGTGGTGTCCGGCTGTGCCTGTTCTCGGGGGGCGTGACGTGCAGGAGATCGTAGGCGAGAGCGTGGCCCGGCGACTGGTGGCGTGGGGGGTCGACACCGTCTTCGGCCTGCCCGGTGACGGCATCAACGGCCTGATGGAGGGCTTCCGGCGGCAGCGCGAGAAGCTCAGGTTCGTACTGGTGCACCATGAGGAGGCGGCCGCTTTCATGGCCACCGGCTACGCCAAGGCCACCGGGCGGCTCGGCGTGTGTGCCGCCACCTCCGGCCCGGGCGCCATCCACCTGCTCAACGGGCTGTACGACGCCAAGCTCGACCACGTCCCGGTGCTGGCCATCACCGGCATGCAGGAGACGTCGGTGCTCGGCTCGCACTACCAGCAGGAGGTGCACACCGACCTGCTCTACCAGGACGTCGCGGAGGCCTACAACCTGATGGTCACCAACCCGCAGCAGGTGCCCGGGGTGGTCGACATCGCCATCCGCCACGCCCTGGCCAAGCGGACGGTCGCGCACCTGACCCTCCCCAACGACGTGCAGGTCGCCGCCGCCGGGGAGGACCCGTACCGGCATGTCAGCCCGGGCGAACCGCCGATGAGCAGCCCCATCGTGTCGCGGCCGCCGCTGCCGGCCGCCCAGGCCGAGCTGGCCCGCGCGGCGGAGGTGCTCAACGCCGGCAGGAAGGTCGCCATGCTGGTCGGCGTCGGCGCCCGCGGCGCGCGGGACGAGGTGCTCGCGCTGGCGGAGGCGCTGGCCAGCCCCATCGTCAAGACGCTGCCCGGCAAGCTGGTGGTGCCGGACGACCACCCGCTCACCACCGGCGGCATCGGCCTGCTCGGCACGAAGCCGAGCGAGGAGTTGATGGAGGAGTGCGACACCCTGCTGATGGTGGGCACCTCCTTCCCGTACGGGAAGTACCTGCCCTCGCCCGGGCAGGCGCGGGTGGTCCAGATCGACATCGATCCGAGTCTGATCGGGCTGCGGCTGCCCGTCGACGCGGCGGTCACCGCTGATGCCCGGCTGGCCTTGCAGCAGCTGCTGCCGATGCTCCAGGCCCGCACCGACCGGTCCTTCCTGACCAGGTACCAGCAGGCGCGGGACGTGTGGCGCGCGGACATGGCCGCGTTGGAGGACCCCGACCGCGACCCGATCGCCCCGCAGTACCTGATGAGCTGCCTCGACCGGGCCGCCACCTCGGACGCCATCCTGACCTGCGACTCCGGCACCATCGCCACCTGGGCCGCCCGGCACTGGACCATCCGCGGCGGCCGGGAGTTCTACCTCTCGGGCAACCTCGCCACGATGGCGCCCGGCCTGCCGTACGCGGTCGCCATGCAGCACGCGTACCCGGGCCGGCAGGTCATCGCGTTCGTCGGTGACGGCGGGTTCGCCATGCTGATGGCCGAGTTCCTCACCGCCGTGCGGCACGAGCTGCCGATCAAGGTGATCGTCAACAACAACAACTCGTACGGCCAGATCCTCTGGGAGCAGATCGTTCTCGGCTACCCCGAGTACGCCGTGCGGCACCGGCAGCCGGAGGCGGACTTCGCCGCCTGGGCGCGGGCGTGCGGCGGGTACGGCGCGAAGGTCACCGACCCGAAGGCGCTGCCCGGGGCGATCCGGGAGGCCCTCGCGCACCCCGGCCCGGCGCTGGTCGACTGTGACGTCAACCCGAACGAGCCGCCGATGCCCGGCAAGGTCAAGTACGACCAGGCGAAGTACTTCACCGAGGCGTTCCTGCGCGGGCAGCCGCACAAGGCGGCCACCCTGGCGACCGTGGCCCGCGACAAGATCAACGAGCTGCGGTCATGAGCCGGCGCCCCAGCGGCACGGCACGGACGGCGGCTCCGACCATCAGCCCGGTCGCCCTGCCCGAGCCCGTCCTGCGCCCGCCCGAGCCGGCCGAGGGCACCGACCTGGCCGCGCTCGCCGCGGACCTGCGGGCCGAGGTGGATGGCGAGGTGCGCTTCGACGCCGGCTCTCGGGCGGCGTACGCCACCGGTGGCTCCAACTACCGCGAGGTGCCGCTCGGCCTGGTGGTGCCACGTACCGTCGAGGCGGCGGTGGCCGCCGTCGCCACCTGCCGCCGGCACGGGGCGCCGGTGCTCTCCCGGGGAGGCGGCACCAGCCTGGGTGGGCAGGTCACCAACGTGGCGGTGATCATCGACTGGTCGAAGTACTGCACCAGGTTGCTGGAGGTCGACCGGGAGGCGCGTACCTGCCTGGTCGAGCCGGGCATCGTGCTCGACACGCTCAACGAACTGCTGGCACCGGAGGGACTGGAGTTCGTCCCACGGCCGTCCACCCACAGCCAATGCACCGTCGGCGGGATGATCGGCAACAACTCGTGTGGATCGAGCGCGCAGCGCGGTGGCAAGGTGGTCGACAACATCGTCGACCTGGAGGTGCTGCTCTACGACGGCACCCGGATGTGGGTCGGCGAGACCACCGAGGAGCGGTACGCCGAGATCCAGCAGCGCGGTGGCCGCCAGGCCGAGATCTACCGCCAGTTGCGGACGCTGCGGGACGAGTATCGGGCGGAGATCCGCGCCCGCTATCCGGACATCCCGCGCCGGGTGTCCGGCTACAACCTGGACAGCCTGCTGCCGGAGAAGAACTTCCACGTGGCGCAGGCGCTGATCGGTTCCGAGGCCACCCTCGTCACCGTGCTGCGGGCGCGGCTGAAGCTGCTGCCGGTGATCCGGGCCAAGTCGCTCGTGTTCCTGTCCTACCCGGACATCGCCGCCGCGGCCGACGACGTACCCCGGATCCTGCCGTACGACCCGGTCGCGATCGAGGGCATCGACGACAAACTGATCAACTTCGAGAAGCGCAAGCACCTGCATCCGGAGGCCCTGCACAAGCTGCCGGAGCGCGGCGCCTGGCTGATGGTGCAGATGGGCGGCGACACGATCGAGGAGGCGAACGCCGCCGTCGAGCGGATGGTGATCGCGCTGCGCGGCGACGGCGCCCCCGGCGTGCGCCGGTTCGACGACGAGGCCGACGAGGAGCAGATGTGGCTGGTGCGCGAGTCCGGGCTCGGTGCCACCGCGCGTGTACCGGATGAGCCGGACACCTGGGAGGGCTGGGAGGACTCGGCGGTCGCCCCGGACCGGCTGGGCGACTACCTGCGGGACCTGGACCGCCTGTTCCGGGAGTACGACTTCGATCAGGCCGCACTCTACGGCCACTTCGGGCAGGGCTGCGTACACACCAGGATCCCGTTCCGGCTGACGACCGCGGACGGGGTACGCCAGTTCCGCTCGTTCGTGGAGCGGGCCGCAGACCTGGTGCTGTCCTACGGTGGCTCCTTCTCAGGCGAGCACGGCGACGGGCAGGCCCGCGGCGAACTGTTGGTGAAGATGTTCGGCGACCGGCTGATCCGCGCGTTCGGGCAGTTCAAGGCGATCTTCGACCCGGACGACCGGATGAATCCGGGCAAGAAGGTCGCCCCCTACCCGCTGGACAGCCACCTCCGACTCGGCGTCGACTACAACCACGGCGAGGTGGAAACCCGGTTCCGCTACCCCGACGACTCCGGCAGCTTCAGTCGGGCCGTGCTGCGCTGCGTCGGGGTCGGCGACTGCCGGCGGCAGCACGGCGGGGTGATGTGCCCGTCCTACATGGTCACCCGCGAGGAGGAGCACTCCACCCGGGGGCGTGCGCGGCTGCTCTTCGAGATGCTCGACGGGACCGCGCGGGGCGGCACAATCGCCGACGGCTGGCGCTCCACGGCCGTGCGCGACGCCCTCGACCTCTGCCTGGCGTGCAAGGGCTGCAAAGCCGACTGCCCGGTCAACGTGGACATGGCGACGTACAAGGCGGAGTTCCTGTCCCACCACTACGCCGGCCGGCTGCGTCCCCGCGCCCACTACTCCATGGGGTGGCTGCCGGTCGCGGCCGCCGTTGCCGGGTTTGCGCCCCGGGTGGTCAACGCGTTGATCCAGGCCCCCGGGTTGGGTCGGCTCGTCAAGCTGGTCGGCGGCATCGACCAGCGCCGGAAGGTGCCGGCCTTCGCGCCGGAATCCTTCCAGCGGTGGTTCTCCCGGCGGACCCCCGGCGGCGACGGCTCGCGCGGCGAGGTGCTGCTCTGGCCGGACACCTTCACCAACCACTTCCACCCCGGCGTCGCCCAGGCGGCGGTCGAGGTGCTGGAGGCGGCGGGCTGGCGGGTGCGGGTGCCGGAGCAGCCGGTCTGCTGCGGGCTGACCTGGATCTCCACCGGGCAGCTCGGCGTGGCGAAGAAGGTCCTGCGGCGGACGGTGGAGGTGCTCCGACCCCACCTGCGCGCCGGCACCCGGGTGGTGGGCCTGGAACCCTCCTGCGCGGCGGTGTTCCGCAGCGACGCTGTCGAGCTCTTCCCGGACGACGAGGACGTCGCCCGGCTGCGGGAGCAGACGGTCACCCTGGCCGAACTGCTGCACGACCACACCCCGGGCTGGCGGCCGCCCCGGCTGCCCGCGCACGCGCTGATCCAGACCCACTGCCACCAGCACGCCATCCTCGGCACCTCCGCCGACCAGGCGGTGCTCACCGACGCCGGGGTCCGGGCGGACTTCCTCGACTCCGGCTGTTGCGGGCTGGCCGGCAACTTCGGCTTCGAGCAGGGGCACTACGAGGTCTCCGAGGCCTGCGCCGAGCGGGTGCTGCTGCCCGCCGTACGGGACGCCGCCGACACCGACGTGATCCTGGCCGACGGCTTCAGCTGCCGTACCCAGGTCGAACAGAGCGCCTCCGGCGGCCGAACGGCCATCCACCTCGCCGAGCTGCTCCGCGCCGGCCTGCACGGTGGTGGAGTGCCGCCCCGGCCGGAGCGCCGGTGGGTCGAGCGGCCGGCCGGGCCGTCCCCGGCGGCCCGTCTGCTCGCCGTCGGGGCGCTCGGCCTGGCCGCGCTCGCCCCGGTGGTCGCGCTCGCCGTGCGAGTTCGCAGGGCGCGGTGACGGACGGTGCGGCTGACCGCGGCGGCGTACCGGGTGCCCACCGACGCGCCCGAGGGCGACGGCACCGTCGCCTGGACCAGCACCACCCTCGTGCTGGTCCAGGCCGAGACCGACGGGCACACCGGGATCGGCTGGACGTACGGGCCGGCCGCGGTGGTCCCGGTCGTGGCCGAGCAGCTCGCGCCGGTGGTGGCCGAGCTCGACCCGGACGACGTTCCGGCGATCTGGTCGGTCATGCAGCGGACGTTGCGGAACACCGGACGGCCGGGGGTCGCCGGGCTGGCGCTCTCCGCGGCTGACTGCGCGGTCTGGGACCTCAAGGCCCGCCGGCACGGGTTACCACTGGCCCGCCTGCTGGGCACCGCCCGCCGCCACGTCCCGGTGTACGGCAGCGGCGGGTTCACCACCTACGACGCGGAGCGTCAGGACCGCCAGTTGTCCGGTTGGGTGCACGACGAGGGAATTCCCCGCGTGAAGATCAAGATTGGCGAGTCGTCGGGGACCGAGGTGTCCCGCGACCTGGCCCGGATGGGCGCCGCCCGGCACAGCATCGGTGACGACGCCGAGCTGTACGTCGACGCGAACGGCGCCTACCAGCGCAAGCAGGCGATCCGGGTGGCCCACGCCGCGCGCGACCTCGACGTGCGCTGGTACGAGGAGCCGGTCAGCTCCGACGACCTGGCCGGCCTCGGACTGGTTCGCGACCACGTCCTGCCCGACGTGGCCGCCGGCGAGTACGGCTTCGACCTGGTCTACTTCCACCGGATGGCCCCGTACGTCGACTGCCTGCAGATCGACGTGACCCGGTGCGGCGGGATCAGCGAGTTCCTCCGGGCGGCCGCGGTGGCCGCCGCGGCCGGGCTGGAGGTCTCCGCACACTGCGCCCCGCATCAGCACCTGCCGGTCGCCGCCGCGGTGCCGAACCTGCGGCACGTCGAATGGTTCCACGATCACGTGCGAATCGAGTCGATGCTGTTCGACGGAGCGCTGCCGGCCACGGGTGGTGCCGCCGCGGTCCCCCTGGACCGGCCGGGCAACGGCCTCGACCTGCGGACGGTCGAGGCGGAGACCTATCGGGTGGGCTGAATCGGCGGGCGAAAGGGGCGGTGCGATGGACCCGACGACCGCGGTGCCGGTGTGGCACACCAGCGCGCTCGCGCGGGTGCTCTGGGGTGGCACGCTGACCCTGGCGCCGCGCCGGGTGCTGGGGGCGCTCGGCCGGCCGAGCGGGCTCGCGGTGGCGACGCTGCGGGTGCTCGGCGTACGCCATCTGGTCCAGGCGGCGGTGACCCTGCGCCGGCCGACCCCGGTGGTGCTCACCGGCGGCGCGGCGGCGGATGCGCTGCACGCGGTGAGCGCGGTGGCGCTCGCCGCCGTTGACCGGCGGCAGCGCCGCATCGCCCTGCTCGACACCGCCATCGCCGCCGGCTGGATGGTGCTGGATCTCCGCGCGGCCCGCCGCCCCCGGCGCTGATCGCCGACCGTGGCTGATCCGGGGCGGGGCACACCTGTCTGGGCGGTCCGGACTACCTCATCCCGCGCGGGGTACAGCCGGATAGGACGGAGCACACCGGGAGGGATGACATGGGCCGCAAGCGACAGGACACGCGGGTGGCGGTGGTCACGGGCGCCAGCGCCGGGGTGGGGCGGGCCACCGCCCAGCTGCTCGCCCGGCGGGGCATCGCCATCGCTCTGCTGGCCCGCGGACGCACCGGGCTCGACGCCGTGGCCGACGAGGTACGCGCGGCCGGCAGCCGGGCCCTGCCCGTCGAGACGGACATGGCCGACTACGAGCAGGTGGTCGCCGCCGGGCAGCGCATCAACGCCGAACTGGGACCGATCGATCTGTGGATCAACGATGCCTTCAGCTCGGTCTTCGCCCCGTTCCAGGAGATTCGGCCGGAGGAGTTCCGGCGTACGACGGAGGTCAGCTATCTCGGTTACGTGCACGGCACCCGGGTCGCGCTGTCGCACATGACGCCGCGCGACCGGGGGACCATCGTGCAGGTCGGGTCGGCCCTGGCGTACCGAGGGATCCCGCTGCAGACCGCCTACTGCGGGGCGAAGCACGCCGTTGTCGGGTTCACCGAGTCGTTGCGCTGCGAGCTGCTGCACGACAAGAGCAACGTCAAGGTGACCATGGTGCACCTGCCCGCGGTCAACACCCCGCAGTTCGACTGGTTGCTGTCCCGGCTGCCCCGGCACGCCCAGCCGGTGCCGCCGATCTACGACCCGATCGTCGCGGCCCGGGCGATCGTGGCCGCCGCCGACCGCCCCGGGCGGCGGGAGTACTGGGTGGGCGCGCCCACCGCGCTGACCATCCTCGCCAATCGGCTGGTCCCCGGTCTGCTCGACCGGTACCTGGCCCGGACCGGATACAACTCCCAGCAGACTCCCCAGCCGGCCGACCCGAACCGACCGAGCAACCTCTGGCGCCCGGCGGACGGCCCGGACGGCCCGGACTTTGGAACTCGGGGTGACTTCACCAACCGGTCGCACGGCCACAGCTCGCAGGCCTGGCTGTCCCGGCACCGACTGGTGACCGCGGCAGGTCTGACCGGGGCGGCCGTGGGCGTCCTGGCCTGGCGCCGGCACTGACCACCGCCCCAGGGTCACCCCGCCTGGCTGTGGACGGCCTCCAGGCGGGCCAGGTCGTCGGCGGTGAGGCGCAGCGCGCCTGCCGCCACGTTCTGCGCGAGGTGGTCCGGGTTGCCGGTGCCCGGGATGGCCAGCACGTTCGGCCCGCGGTGCAGCGTCCAGGCCAGCCGGAGCTGGGCCGGGGTCACCCCGTGCTCCCGGGCGACGGCCCGCACCTCGTCGTGCTCGGCGCCGCTCGCGCCGGCCTCGCGGCCGCTGGTGGCGAGGGAGAAGAACGGCACGAACGCGATGCCCTGCGCCGCGCAGTCCCGCAGGAGCTGGTCCTGGCTCGCGCGGTAGCCGAGGCCGTACGAGTTCTGCACGCAGACCACCGGCGCGACGGCCTGCGCCTCGGCGAGCTGGTGCGGGCGGATGGCGGAGACGCCGAGGTGGCGGATCAGCCCGGCGTCGCGCAGCTCGGCGAGCGCGCCGAAGTGCTCCGCGAGGGGCTCCGGGCCGTACACCCGGAGGTTGACCACGTCCAGGTGGTCCCGGCCGAGCTGGCGGAGGTTCTCCTCGACCTGGCCGCGCAACTGGTCCGGCCGGGCCATCGGCAGCCACTCGCCGGACGGATCCTTGCTCGGCCCGACCTTGGTGACGATCACGAGGTCGTCCGGGTACGGGGCCAGCGCCCGGTTGATCAGCTCGTTGGCCGACCGCAGCGACGAGAAGTAGAACGCGGCGGTGTCGATGTGGTTGACGCCCAGCTCGACCGCCCGGCGCAGGACGGTGATCGCCCGGTCCCGGTCGCTCGGGCCGCCGTCGGCGTCGGCGGTCAGCCGCATCGCGCCGAAGCCGATCCGGTTGACCGTCCGGTCGCCCAGGCGCCAGGTGCCCGCCGCCGCGGCGGTGATCGTGTCGGTGGTCATCGTCTCTCCGTCCCCCTCAGATCCACGGTCGGCGTCCCCAGGTCGGGCAGCGGGACGCCGAGCAGTTCCACGCTGTCGCCCGCCTCCCGGTTCACCGCGTTGAGCGCGGCGACCAGTTTCTTCTCCTCGTAGGTGAAGTGCGACTCCAGCAGCGCGGCGAGGCCGTCCAGCTCGGCGCGGACCGCCGGGCCGGCGGCCGGGCCGGCCGTCAGGTCCCCGATCCGGCGCAGGATGCCCGCTACCACCTTGTGGTCCTCCGCCAGTTCGGCGAGGACCGGGCGCAGCGCCGGCTCCCGTTCGGCGAGGACCCGGAACGCGCCGCCGTCCTCCCCGCCGTGGTGCCGGGTGAGTGCCGCGCAGAAACCCAGGCAGTGGGCGCGCAGGTCCGGGGACGACCGGAGGTCGGCGGCGGGGGAGTCGAGGCTCGTACGGAGCCGGGCCAGCTCCTCGCGGAGCCAGAGATGGATTTCGACCAACTGGTTGCCGAGGGCGGTCAGCCGCCCGTTCGGCTCGTGGGATGGGTGCACATGGTCCCCTGCTGTCCCGCGCCTCCATGCCCACGGCGGTCTCCTTGCCGGGCGCACCGCGACGCTCCGGCGAGTCTACGGGGACGAAGTCAGGTCGACGGCTCCCCGGGCTCCGGCCCGTGCCACCGGGCCCGGTAGGCGGCCTCCGTCGCCTCGTGGGTGGTCCGTTCCTGGACGACGACCTCGTGCAGGGCGTCCCGGGCATCGCCCATGATCAGCACCTCCAGCGCCACCAACCCGACGCAGACGGCGGTCAGCAGACTGAGGGCGGCCAGGCCCGGCAGCCGTTCGCCGACCGGGATGCACGCTCCGAGCAGCAGCACCGTGCCCACCCGGAGCCAGGTGACCGTGTGCAGGGTGCGGAGCTGGAACAGCATGTTGCCGCAGAGGTAGCAGATCACCCCGCCGAAAAGCAGCGGCACGTCGGCACCGTGCGCGCGGTCGGCCAGCGGGATGTGCGGATCGGCGATCTCGTGCACGATCCCCTCGGCGCCCAGGGCGAACAGGATGATCCCGGCGATCATCGGCAGGTAGAGGTACGCGTAGGCGTCCCGGGCCATCGACACCCGGGGGCCGCCCTGCGCCGCGTGCAGGGCGATCCGGGCGGCCGGTCCCACCCAGTCGTAGTGCACCCACCACAGGGCTGCGGTGAAGAAGATGCCGAGGATGGCGGCCGTCACCGCCGGCCAGGTCGGCGGCTGGCCGAGCAGGTTGCTGCCCACGCCGACGGAGATGACCGACTCGCCCAGCGCGATGATGAGGATCAGGTCGTACCGCTCGGTCCAGTGCTCGGCGGAGATGACGTTCCAGCCCCAGGTGCCCGCGATCAAACCGGTGGAATACTGCAGCAGCACCACGGTCGCCCACAGCCCGTCCCGGATCAGGGCGGCCCGGCCGGGGTCCTGGACCTGCGCCGGGATCAGCGCGGCGGCGAGCAGCAGGAGGGTGCTCAGCACCAACTCCGGGGCGAACCGGCGCAGCTGCCGGCGCTCGTTCGGGCTGTCCCATACGACATGCAGGTAGAGGGCCAGGTGCACGAAGCGGATGATCACGTAGCTGACCGCTGCCACCATCGGCCCGGCGGCGTTCTCGCCGGGGTCGCGGAAGGCCTGGGGAAGTGCCAGCGCGAAGGTGAACAGGGCGGCCATCCCGAGGGTCATCAGCGCCGGGACGAACCCCTCACCGAGCCGGACCCGGGTGGCGACCACGCTGTGCACCACCCAGGACCACCAGAGCACGGCGAGCACCAGCAGCGCGTGCAGCAGGTTCGTGCCGTTGACGTCCACGGCGGTGGCCCGGGTGATGATGAAGAACGAGAAGACGAAGACCAGGTCGAAGAAGACCTCGAACCGGTCCACCCGGGCGCCTGGGGCGACCGCGATGGCCGGGCCCAACCACCCGCGCCGCCGTTTGCCCCCCACCGGTCGAGTCTCGCAGCGCCCGGCCGGCTCCGGTTCCGAATCGCTCAGCCGCTCCGCTGCCGCAGGCCGTCCATCAGCAGGTTGAGCAGGCGGCCGGCCTGCTCGCGCTGGCCGGGCTCGCCGGCGACCAGGGAGACCCCGCTCA
The window above is part of the Micromonospora inositola genome. Proteins encoded here:
- a CDS encoding oxidoreductase, giving the protein MTTDTITAAAAGTWRLGDRTVNRIGFGAMRLTADADGGPSDRDRAITVLRRAVELGVNHIDTAAFYFSSLRSANELINRALAPYPDDLVIVTKVGPSKDPSGEWLPMARPDQLRGQVEENLRQLGRDHLDVVNLRVYGPEPLAEHFGALAELRDAGLIRHLGVSAIRPHQLAEAQAVAPVVCVQNSYGLGYRASQDQLLRDCAAQGIAFVPFFSLATSGREAGASGAEHDEVRAVAREHGVTPAQLRLAWTLHRGPNVLAIPGTGNPDHLAQNVAAGALRLTADDLARLEAVHSQAG
- a CDS encoding hemerythrin domain-containing protein, yielding MHPSHEPNGRLTALGNQLVEIHLWLREELARLRTSLDSPAADLRSSPDLRAHCLGFCAALTRHHGGEDGGAFRVLAEREPALRPVLAELAEDHKVVAGILRRIGDLTAGPAAGPAVRAELDGLAALLESHFTYEEKKLVAALNAVNREAGDSVELLGVPLPDLGTPTVDLRGTERR
- a CDS encoding low temperature requirement protein A encodes the protein MGGKRRRGWLGPAIAVAPGARVDRFEVFFDLVFVFSFFIITRATAVDVNGTNLLHALLVLAVLWWSWVVHSVVATRVRLGEGFVPALMTLGMAALFTFALALPQAFRDPGENAAGPMVAAVSYVIIRFVHLALYLHVVWDSPNERRQLRRFAPELVLSTLLLLAAALIPAQVQDPGRAALIRDGLWATVVLLQYSTGLIAGTWGWNVISAEHWTERYDLILIIALGESVISVGVGSNLLGQPPTWPAVTAAILGIFFTAALWWVHYDWVGPAARIALHAAQGGPRVSMARDAYAYLYLPMIAGIILFALGAEGIVHEIADPHIPLADRAHGADVPLLFGGVICYLCGNMLFQLRTLHTVTWLRVGTVLLLGACIPVGERLPGLAALSLLTAVCVGLVALEVLIMGDARDALHEVVVQERTTHEATEAAYRARWHGPEPGEPST